A window of the Lagopus muta isolate bLagMut1 chromosome 1, bLagMut1 primary, whole genome shotgun sequence genome harbors these coding sequences:
- the CLDN34 gene encoding claudin-34, with the protein MGQRKDLYLSDGSISFYSFQSTHLWLHGRAHGREGAHMMSSLIETSYLQLASFALGTVGWILCTIAMGLVEWRVWHVDNTTIISSGIAWVGIWKVCFISYIHVSPGYEEQFCHKFSGYDSSIPGEIYAAQGLLVIAMVMGLLGLTATICALRNIYMGISHKTAIIRFFLVGGFFYVFAGLCVLIPVSYNFYSVTQNQSIAFPPSYLMPSSPVAQEAGAAIPIGIIAAILLLLSGIFSLSYRFPATTNT; encoded by the exons ATGGGACAAAGAAAAGATCTTTATCTCTCAGATGgtagcatttcattttattcttttcaaag CACTCACCTCTGGCTGCATGGCAGGGCCCATGGCAGAGAAGGCGCCCACATGATGAGCTCCCTGATTGAAACCTCTTACCTCCAACTGGCTTCCTTTGCACTGGGGACAGTAGGCTGGATTCTGTGCACCATTGCCATGGGACTTGTGGAGTGGAGGGTGTGGCACGTGGACAACACCACCATCATCTCCTCTGGCATCGCCTGGGTGGGGATTTGGAAAGTCTGCTTCATCAGTTATATTCATGTCTCACCTGGCTATGAAGAGCAGTTCTGCCATAAATTCAGTGGTTATGACTCCTCCATCCCTGGTGAAATCTATGCTGCTCAGGGTCTCCTGGTGATCGCCATGGTCATGGGATTGCTGGGACTGACCGCCACAATATGTGCTCTGAGGAATATTTATATGGGAATCAGTCATAAAACTGCCATTATCCGTTTCTTCCTGGTGGGTGGCTTCTTCTACGTGTTTGCTGGTCTGTGCGTCCTGATTCCAGTGAGCTATAACTTCTACTCTGTAACACAGAACCAGAGCATCGCCTTCCCTCCCTCCTACCTCATGCCCTCCAGTCCCGTGGCACAGGAAGCTGGTGCTGCCATTCCCATTGGGATTATAGctgccatcctgctgctgctgagcgggatcttttctctctcctacAGATTCCCTGCAACCACAAACACATGA